The proteins below are encoded in one region of Flavobacterium nackdongense:
- a CDS encoding four helix bundle protein: MTKEELKNRTKQFALNVFKFLMSLDNCKAVDVISFQLFKSSSSVAANYRAVCRGKSSADFLNKLKIVDEEADESLFWLEFIKGLELKCDNVELEKLIKEADELVAIFSAGIKTVKEKNNIKN; this comes from the coding sequence ATGACTAAAGAAGAACTTAAAAATCGAACGAAACAATTTGCCTTAAATGTTTTTAAATTTTTAATGTCATTAGATAATTGCAAAGCAGTTGATGTGATTTCTTTTCAACTTTTTAAATCTTCCTCATCAGTTGCTGCAAATTATAGAGCAGTATGTAGAGGTAAATCAAGTGCTGATTTTTTGAATAAATTAAAAATTGTAGATGAAGAAGCTGATGAAAGTTTGTTTTGGTTAGAGTTTATAAAAGGATTGGAACTAAAATGTGATAATGTTGAGCTTGAGAAATTAATTAAAGAAGCGGATGAATTGGTTGCCATTTTTTCGGCTGGAATAAAAACTGTAAAAGAAAAAAATAATATAAAAAATTAG